In Papaver somniferum cultivar HN1 unplaced genomic scaffold, ASM357369v1 unplaced-scaffold_135, whole genome shotgun sequence, one DNA window encodes the following:
- the LOC113333890 gene encoding granule-bound starch synthase 2, chloroplastic/amyloplastic-like, with product MASIGSPPSFIVGATRENSVLSHTRNRPKFHCYSSKERSFLGCGGSKCGLLKVEHGGDKSKRVLAIGKSGNDGGNDEAEDRIQATINKSKKVLALQKELLQQIAERKELVSSIRKSITQSDDEIIFFDETDKSIQDPVIGGGDIDDQSAREITSSRYSPSAEVNIPVGVEEEKVLERKLPTEQVLCNKNAQEMSKANDSFEKYRSEKVPFYQFKPSESYSVKEEMAGEVGNVSFGDSKNEGNGIPVEENIGSPPLAGVNVMNIILVAAECTPWSKTGGLGDVAGALPKALARRGHRVMVVAPYYGKYAEPEHTGVRRRYTVDGQNMEINYFQAYIDGVDFVFIDSPVFRNIEHNIYGGKREDILKRMVLFCKAAVEVPWYVPCGGVCYGDGNLVFIANDWHTALLPVYLKAYYRDNGLMSFTRSVLVIHNIAHQGRGPVDDFKYVDLPGHYLDHFKLYDPLGGDHFNIFAAGLKTADRILTVSNAYAWEIKTQEGGWGLDGIINDNHWKLSGIVNGIDTTEWSPQVDVHLKSDGYTNYSLETLHTGKARCKAALQEELGLPIREDVPLIGFIGRLDHQKGVDLIAAAMPWMVDQDIQLVMLGTGRQDLEDMLKHFEGQYRDKVRGWVGFSVRVAHRITAGADILLMPSRFEPCGLNQLYAMNYGTVPVVHAVGGLRDTVHQFDPYNESGLGWTFGRAEADQLIHAMGNCLLTYREYKESWKGIQKRGMMQDLSWDSAAQNYEEVLVAAKYQW from the exons ATGGCTTCAATTGGATCTCCTCCTTCTTTCATTGTTGGGGCAACAAGGGAGAACTCTGTTCTATCTCACACTCGTAATAGACCTAAATTCCATTGTTACTCTTCTAAAGAAAGATCTTTTCTGGGTTGTGGTGGCTCCAAATGTGGATTATTGAAGGTTGAGCATGGAGGAGATAAAAGCAAAAGGGTTTTAGCAATTGGAAAGAGTGGTAATGATGGAGGTAATGATGAGGCTGAGGATAGAATTCAAGCTACTATTAATAAAAGCAAAAAGGTTTTAGCTTTACAAAAAGAGTTGCTTCAACAG ATTGCAGAAAGGAAAGAACTTGTATCTTCTATAAGAAAGAGTATTACCCAGTCAGACGACGAGATAATATTCTTCGATGAGACTGATAAATCAATACAAGACCCCGTTATTGGCGGAGGTGACATTGATGACCAATCTGCAAGGGAAATTACTTCTAGCAGGTATTCTCCTTCAGCTGAAGTTAATATTCCTGTTGGTGTTGAAGAAGAGAAGGTACTTGAGAGAAAATTGCCAACTGAGCAAGTTCTCTGTAACAAGAATGCCCAAGAGATGTCAAAAGCAAATGATTCCTTTGAAAAATATCGGTCTGAGAAAGtgccattttatcaatttaaacCTTCTGAGTCCTATAGTGTGAAAGAAGAAATGGCCGGGGAGGTTGGAAATGTGAGCTTTGGAGATTCGAAAAATGAAGGCAATGGAATTCCTGTAGAAGAAAACATCGGATCCCCTCCACTGGCTGGAGTTAATGTCATGAATATTATATTGGTAGCTGCAGAATGTACGCCTTGGTCCAAAACAG GTGGACTTGGAGATGTTGCTGGGGCTTTACCAAAGGCATTGGCTCGGCGTGGACATAGAGTTATG GTTGTGGCGCCATATTATGGAAAATATGCTGAACCTGAACACACAGGAGTCCGCAGGAGATATACAGTAGATGGGCAG AATATGGAGATAAACTACTTCCAAGCCTACATTGATGgtgttgattttgtttttataGATAGCCCAGTATTTCGAAATATTGAGCATAATATATACGGGGGAAAGCGGGAG GATATCTTAAAACGTATGGTTCTCTTCTGCAAGGCAGCTGTTGAG GTTCCTTGGTATGTTCCATGTGGCGGGGTCTGCTATGGAGACGGAAATTTGGTTTTCATTGCAAATGATTGGCACACTGCATTATTACCAGTATATCTCAAGGCTTATTATCGTGACAATGGTTTGATGAGTTTTACTCGGTCCGTCCTTGTGATCCACAACATAGCACACCAG GGCCGTGGTCCTGTTGACGATTTCAAATACGTCGATCTTCCTGGACATTACTTAGACCATTTCAAGTTGTATGACCCACTGGGTGGCGATCACTTCAATATCTTTGCTGCTGGCTTGAAAACAGCTGACCGTATATTAACTGTGAGTAATGCTTATGCCTGGGAGATTAAAACACAAGAAGGTGGTTGGGGTCTGGATGGGATTATAAACGATAACCATTGGAAGCTTAGTGGAATTGTAAACGGGATTGATACAACAGAATGGAGCCCTCAAGTGGATGTTCACCTTAAATCTGATGGTTACACTAATTACTCTCTAGAGACCCTCCATACTGGCAAAGCCAGATGCAAGGCAGCACTGCAGGAAGAGCTTGGCCTGCCGATTCGCGAAGATGTTCCTCTAATTGGTTTCATCGGGAGACTAGATCACCAGAAAGGCGTGGATCTCATCGCGGCGGCCATGCCGTGGATGGTGGATCAGGATATACAGCTGGTCATGTTAGGAACCGGGAGACAAGATTTGGAAGACATGCTTAAGCATTTTGAAGGCCAATATCGGGATAAGGTTAGAGGATGGGTTGGATTTTCTGTGAGAGTGGCTCACAGAATCACTGCCGGGGCTGACATTCTACTCATGCCATCAAGATTCGAGCCTTGTGGACTGAACCAGCTTTATGCAATGAACTATGGGACCGTTCCTGTTGTTCATGCTGTAGGTGGGCTTAGAGACACTGTGCACCAATTTGATCCTTATAATGAATCGGGGTTGGGGTGGACCTTTGGTAGGGCTGAAGCTGATCAGCTTATACATGCAATGGGGAATTGCTTACTCACGTATCGGGAGTACAAGGAAAGTTGGAAGGGAATTCAGAAACGCGGAATGATGCAGGATCTGAGTTGGGATAGTGCTGCTCAAAATTATGAGGAGGTCCTCGTTGCTGCCAAGTACCAGTGGTAG
- the LOC113333891 gene encoding uncharacterized protein LOC113333891, with amino-acid sequence MDSSSSSLGLINQGGAGGGVDIFEIYQRYCDIRAKSDHAGSREALAQLLKLVELRGQTRNSVSYDLSRLMLHLNNIVDSNQFACFYDFVFFINRENGQKSITVNRATAAWRLVLAGRFRLLNHWCDFVEKHKKHNVSEDTWQQVLAFSRCVNEDLGGYDPIGAWPVLIDDFVEHMYRIMVPNDSSGRILSCSARGPEAPTWIPDDTLPGLKVFSGSKRKFRMYCDKYEVPVSVESSSVVSMDSEYSKRSREATSTISKEREAWEGNPPGTDLEMVKQSGSLSPHNSAPCAVESSLAMGFAGLFTAGSCSPLDKKNQSSLQVGAFNCNRGS; translated from the exons ATATTCGGGCAAAAAGTGATCATGCTGGCTCAAGAGAGGCACTGGCTCAGCTTTTGAAGTTGGTGGAGTTAAGGGGGCAGACAAG GAATTCAGTTTCCTATGATCTCTCCAGGCTCATGTTACATTTGAACAACATA GTAGATTCCAATCAATTTGCTTGCTTCTATGACTTTGTGTTCTTCATTAATCGGGAAAATGGACAGAAGAGCATCA CTGTAAACAGAGCAACTGCTGCTTGGAGATTAGTTTTGGCTGGCAGATTCCGATTGCTTAATCATTGGTGTGACTTCGTTGAG AAACACAAAAAGCACAATGTTTCGGAGGATACATGGCAACAAGTTCTGGCCTTCAGCCGCTGTGTAAATGAAGATCTGGGAGGGTATGATCCTATAG GTGCTTGGCCAGTTCTTATCGATGATTTTGTGGAGCACATGTATAG GATCATGGTGCCAAACGATAGCAGTGGCAGGATCCTTAGTTGCAGCGCTCGTGGTCCAGAAGCCCCAACGTGGATACCCGACGATACCCTACCTG GGCTGAAAGTATTTTCCGGATCAAAGAGGAAATTTCGCATGTACTGTGATAAATATGAGGTACCAGTATCAGTCGAATCTTCATCTGTAGTCTCAATGGATTCAGAGTATTCTAAAAGGAGTAGGGAGGCTACTTCCACCATAAGCAAGGAACGTGAAGCCTGGGAAGGAAACCCACCAGGAACTGATTTGGAAATGGTTAAGCAAAGTGGTTCCTTGTCTCCGCACAATTCCGCACCATGTGCAGTTGAAAGTAGTCTGGCGATGGGTTTTGCTGGTCTCTTCACTGCAGGATCTTGCTCTCCATTGGATAAGAAAAACCAAAGCTCTTTACAAGTAGGTGCTTTCAACTGCAATAGGGGATCATAG